GCGGACTCCCGGACCGCCATGCTCCAGCTCCCGCTGCTCAGCGGGACGGCCTCCCCGAAGCGGGGCATCGCCGCGGGCGCGAACCGCGCCGAGAAACGGTCGTCGGCACGCTCCACGGCCACGGTGTGGATCAGCCCCGTGCGGTGCCGCAGCGTCAGCTCGGCGGGCCCGGAGCCGGGGTAGGAGCCTTCGAGGGTGAGCGTGCCGTCCTCGCTCCAGATCGCCGAGGAGACGACCGGGCGGATCCGGTTCGCGGAGACGACCACCCGGTCGCGCCGGTCGCCCAGCACGGTGATCTCCCGCTCGCCGACGATCGAGCGGCTCTCCGCGGCCTGGCCGAGCATGACGGCGGCCGCGGGGTCGCCCTTGGGCTCGACCCAGAGCCTGCCGCCGTCGCGCTCCTGGAGCAGGGAGGGTACGGCGAGCGGCACGACGACCTCGGTGCCCCCCTCGACAGGGGTGAAGTCGGCGGACATCCGGTGGCCGTCCAGCCGGGCGTGCCCCTTGCTCTGCCCCCTGCCGGGCAGGAACACCTTCAGCTCCAGCCGGTCGCCGTCGAGCCGCACCTGCGTCAGCTCGGCCCTGGTGGGCTGCATCACGACCTGCAGGGCACGGTCGGAGGTCCAGACCGGACGGACCCACCAGCCACGGCCCAGGTCCAGTCCCCGGGGACGCTCGGTACGGCCGATGGACGGCCCGCGGAGCAGGCCGGTGGCACGGGCGCCCCGGCTCCAGATCACGATCTCGGCACGCCAGGTGGTGGTGTCCCGCACCACGGCCCGACGGCGCAGCAGCCGCTTGCCGCCGCGCACGGCGACCCGCACGGCGGAGCGCCAGCGCAGCGCCCACGGGCGCAGCTCCGCGGTGAACCCCGACCAGTCGTAGTTGCAGCCGGCCTCCTGGGCGCCGTAGGTGGCCTCGGGGTGGAAGACCCTGCGGGTGCGGAGCCGGACCGGCGGCAGCCAGCGGGGGCCGTGCAGCACGACGGCGGCCCGGTTGAAGCGGGGGCCACGGACCGAGAGCCCCGCCAGGTAGGCGTGGCCGCTGATCCGCAGCCGTCCGCCGGACCAGGAGATGTCCTCGACCTGGGTCATCGGGATCAGGTCGGCGGCACGGAGCCGGAACATGGCCTCCGGAAGCTCGTCCTGGAGCGGCAGGTCGGCATACCAGCGCAGCTTCCTGCGGACCCGCCTGGACGGCTCCGCGGCGGCTGTGGTGATCTTCTGCAGCGCGTCGCCGTCGGCGAGGTCGTCCACCTCACGGTGCTCGACCAGGTGGAAGGCGATCCTGCGGGCCACCGGCAGGTCGCGCTTGACCCGCGCGTCCACCCCGGCGAGGTAGGGCTGCAGGAGCGTCACGAACTCACGGCGGCGGGTCGCGCCGCGCTTGACCGCCAGGTCCAGCCGGGTGCCGAGTGGACCGGCCAGGGCATCCGCGTCGAATCGGCGACGCTCGGCCGGTGCCAGCCCCTCGGCCAGCACCGCCGCCATCATCGATTGGAGCGGTTCCCCCCGGTCACATAGATCTTGAACAGCCCGTAAACGGTCGGTGACGGGGTCGCCGGACCGCGCGGGAGTGACGCCGGTGGCCATGGGGAAGGCACCGCCTTTCGGACAGAAGCTGTCCCAGGCCATGTTAGTGCGCCGCGCGGAGCCGATTACTCCGTATTCGCTGGCAATCCGTCCCATCGCGCCACACGCATATCGGCGCGGGCCCCCCTCAACGGGGTCCGCTCCTCCTGCCATCTGATCATGCATCTGCGCTCGTGGCCGGGTGGCGGGGTCCCGTCCGCGTGCACCACACGCCACCAGGGCACGCCGCCGCCCCAGGTGGACATGACCTTGCCGACCTGGCGGGGACCTCCCTCGCCGAGATATTCGGCGATGTCGCCGTAGGACATCACCATGCCACGCGGGATGCGCTCGACCAGGTCGAGCACCCTCTCCGCGTACGGGGACGGATGGCCTACCGGCTCCATACGGCTGGCCCGGCCGTGAGGATCTCGTCGAGTTTTCCGAACTCGTAGGCCGCGGAGCCGTTCAGCTGCTCGACGAGGCCACCGCGGATCGCGTAGGACTCGCCGTCCTCGCCGACCAGGCGTGCGCCGAGCAGCGCGGACACCCGGGCGAGCTGGGCCACCTGCCAGTCGGATCCGGGCGTGCCGGACAGGCCGCCGTCCCAGACGGCTATGGCATGAAGACCATCGCCATGGCGGGCCAGGACCTCGCCCGCCTCCTGCGAACCGCGGAACTCGAATCCCGCCTGCCCCAGCACAGTCGCGAGCTCCGCGAAGGCGAGAGGCGCCGGGCGCTCCACACGCAACTCGTACCCCATGAGGGGCGACCCTAGCGAATATCCGGCGGTCCACAGGCCACCGGGACCGTCATCGGCCTCACCGCGTCCGAACAGTGTCCAAAACGCGTTCCAATCGCGTTCAAGTCAGCACGTGTCCGCCGCCGGGCTCACGGCCACGGTCTCCGGCCTTCCGCGTGCCGCGCCGGCGCCGGCGCGGTGAGCTCCGGGCGCCGGCTGAGCATCACCACGGCGCCGGTGAACGCGAGCAACCCACCGAGCAGGCCCGCGCCGTACAGCCAGAGCCGGACCGGATCGGGGCCGGGCCTGGCGGGCTCCTGATGCTGGAGGCCCGGGCCGAAGTGCTCGCCGGTCGGTGCCGGCACCTCCGCCGTACGGCTGATCAGCTCGCCCGCCCTGGCGAGTGCCGCGCCGGCGTCGACGACGCCGAACCCGATGTGGTCGTCGTATCCGGCGGCGGACGCGGATCTGGCGGTGGAGGTGAGGGCCTGTGACACCAGGTGCGGCGAGATATTCGGATATTTCGCTTTTATGAGTGCGGCGACCCCCGCCACCAGCGCGGTCGCCGCACTGGTCCCCTCCGAGGCGCCGTAGTCACCGCCCGGTGTCACCACCGGCACGTCCACACCCGGCGCGGAGACCAGGACCGACAGGTTGTCGCTGCTGAACAGAGCCGGTCTGTCCCCCGAGTCGACGGCGCCCACCCCGATGACCCCGGAATATCCGGCGGGGAAGTTCCAGAAGGAGGTGGCGTTGTCGAGGGCGTAGTCGGAACTGCCGTCGTTGCCGACGGCCGCGACCAGCACCACGCCCCGCGACAGCGCGTAGGAGACCGCCTCGCGCTCGGCCCTGTGCGGCCCGTAGGCGCCCAGGGACATGCTGACGACCTCGGCCCCGTGGTCGGCGGCGTAGCGGATCGCTCGGGCCAGCGGACTGTCGGCCCCCGTCCGCTGGTCCTCCTCCGGCAGGGTGCTCTGGTCCCCGTTACGCCGCAGCAGGACCACGGGCAGCGAGAGGATCCGGGCCTCCGGCGCGGTCCCGAGGAGGCCGCCGCCCCCCTTTCCCGCCCCGGCGATGAGCGAGGCCATCGCGGTGCCGTGCCAGGCCTCCGCGGGCCCGTTCTCCGACGTCACCGAGCCCATGCCGGGCCCGGAGACGACCCGGCCGCGCAACTCCGCGACATGGCCGTCCACCCTGCTGTCCACCAGGGCCACGGTGACGCCCGCTCCCTTGGTGACCTTCCATGCCTGCTCGACGTTCAGCGCCTTCAGCACCCAGTGCTGGTCCTCGCGCACGTCGGCGGCGCCCGCCGGAGCGGCGACCATGACGGAGAGCGCGACCAGGACACCCGCCGCCCACGGCCGCCGGCGCCTCAGCACACGTTCCCCTGGGTGCACTGCGGTACGGCGCTCGGCTCGTCTCCCAGAGCCCGGGCGATGCGCCCGGCGACCGCCTGCGCCGTCGGCCAGAGCTCGCTGTGCAGAATCTCCTCGCGGGGGATCGACTCCCTGGTACGGCCGTCGCTGTAACCGGCCGTGGAGAAGACGACGTAGGGGCCGACCGGGACCCAGCCGTTGCGCTGCCGCTGGGCGGCGCCGAACAGCTCGGTCGCCGTTCCGGGAAACGCCACGGGCCGCACCCCCACCCGGTCGTCCACGGGGAGCTGGGCGGTCGCGGCGATCCGCGCCTCCTCGTCCCGGAGCACCGCGATGCCCACGGTGATCACGAACGTGGACGACTGGTCCACGTAGGAGGCCCGCAGCAACGTGCGGCAGCCGTACTGGGCGAGGACGGAGCCTGTCGGGGCGTCGACGCCGGACCTGCAGGAGACCTCGGGGGCGAGGCCGACCCGCCGGGCGTACTGCTGGGTCCGGCCGAGGCCGATGTACTGCAACTCGACGGGGAAGACCAGGTCGGTGGACCAGGTGTGCCAGCGCCCGGCGATGTCGTCCTTGATGTAGCGGGCCTGTTCGGCGGAGGTCAGCGGCCGTGCGGCGGTCTCACGGAACAGCCCGGCCGCGCCGGCGAGCACGTCGCTCGCCCCGATCGCCAGGATGATGCCCATCAGGGTCAGGAAGATCGCACGGAACCGGATCCCCTGCTCCAGGGTCGCCAGCTCCACGCGCTCGACCGCCAGGCGGTCACGGCCGGCGGCGGGCCAGGCCCGGACCCGCCGGGTGCCGCCGGGAACGGGCGTGCGCCGTCCCGGCGCTCCCTTCGAGCGAGGCGGCGTCCGGGAACCGGGCGGCGGCCAGCCGTCACGGGCAGGAGGCGCCGAGGCTTGCGGGCGCCGTCCAGGCTCCTGCGGCCGCCCGGGCTTCGACATACTTCGATGCTACGTCGCAGGGCCTCGCCACCCCATCGTCGGAGTGTATTTGTGACGTCGCGTTCCGTGTGGGGCGGCCCCTCACGCTCCGCCCGGTCAGGGGGCCGGGGCCGGAGGCTCGGCCGTGTCATCCGCGGGCCCGCCCGCGGACCGTGCCCGGCCGGCGAGGACGACGATCACGGTCAGGGACGCGAGCGCGCCGAGTCCGGCGGCCACGGCCACCCCCACGTAAAGGGTGATCTTGCGCCGGTCCCGATGAATCACCTGCACCGGATCCGCCCCCCTGCCCAGCGGGCGCGTGGGATCGTGGCCGGCGGGCCCCTGGGCGGTGAGGGTGTGACGGGAGATCCTGGCCGCCTCGGCGAGGGCCCGGGGAGCGTTGACCACGCCGAAGCCCATACCGGTGTCGTAGCCTCCCACCGGCCGCCGGATCGCCCCGGTGGTGAGCGCCTGCGCGACCAGCACGGGCGACATATTTGGATATTTCGCTTTAATCAGCGCGGCGACTCCGGAGACGAGTGCGGTCGCCTGCGATGTCCCGCGGCCGACCCAGTACGCGTCGCCGGGCCCCGCACCGAGGATGTCCACCCCGGGCGCGGCCACCAGGACCGAGGGGTTCCAGTTGGAGAACGACGCTCTGCGCAGCCCGCGGTCCGCCGCGGCGACCGAGACCACCCCGGGGAAGGCCGCCGGGTAGGAGTAGGGGGCGTAGCCGGTGGAGTCGGGCTTGCCCGCCCCGTCGTTACCCGCCGCCGCGACGAGCACGACCCCCCGGGAGATCGCATACCGGATCGCCGCCCGCTCCTCCTTGGTCGCCAGCTCCTTGGAGATCGACATATTGATCACGCCCGCGCCCTGGTCCACGGCGTATCTGATGCCCTGGGCCACCACGTTCTCGAACCGCTCGGCGGTGTTGAACTCCCGGAACCCCGGTTCCTCGTCCTCCAGGATCACCCGGACCGACAGCACCCGCGCCCTGGGCGCGACGCCGACCACCCCGTCCGCCCTGCCGGGCCCATGCCCGTGCCCGGCGATGAGCGAGGCCATGTAGGTCCCGTGCAACCGCAGAGGGGTGACTCCCGGTGGGTTGGCCCCCGCGGTGAAGTCCTTGCCCACGGTCACCGAGCCCGCCAGGTCGCGGTGGCCCGGGTCCACCCCCGAGTCCAGCACCGCCACCGTCACGCCCCCGCCCTCGGAGATCCGCCAGGCACGGGGCAGGTCGAGGGTCCGCAGCACCTGGCGCTGGCTGCCCCTCACGTCGTCGGCGTGCGCGGCCGACGCCGGCCCCAACGCGATCAGGGCCAGCACCGCGGCGACGGCGGCCCGTCTCAGCACCGCCACTCCTCGGAGACGCAGTCGGGACTCATGGGCGTGGACAGGTCGGCGAGGATCCTGTCGGCGATGTCACCGGCGAACGCGAACATGGTCGGCCGCTGCTCCCCCACCGCCTTACCGGGGCGGCCGTCGGTCTGGCCGATCGTGGTCATCACCACGTACGGCCCGGCCTGCCGTACCAGACTGCTCTGCCGGCCCGCCGAGGTGAAGCGGTCGGCGACCGTGCCGGGGAAGGCCAGTGCCTTGAGGCCAGGGGAGGGACGACCTCCCCTGGGCAGCGCCGCCCTGGCCTTGGCCGCGCCCAACTCCCCCGCGAAGGCCGCCACACCGACGGTGACGACGACGCCCTGGAGCGCGTCGATGTAGGTGGCGCGCAGGATGCCCCGGCAGCCGGCCCGCCGCAGCGCCTTCGTCAACGTGCTGTCCACCCCTCTGTCACAGCGGGTCTCAGGTGAGATGCCCACGCGATGGGCACTCTCCTCGCCCCCCTGTTCGGCGGCATAGCTGATGGCGTCGGGAAAGATCCGCCCCGCGGGCCACACCTGCCAGCGCAGGGCCATCTCGTCGTCGGCGGCCTGTTCCAGCTCCGTCTGGCTGGGGCCGCGCGTGAACTCCGCTCCGGCGGTGCTCGAAGCCACCCACGCCACCACCGCGCAGATCAGCGTCAGTGCGGACGCCATGACCAGCGTCAGCCACGGAGGCCGCCGCCGACCTGGGGCTCCGTTCACGCCCCTGACCTTAATGCGGTGAGGAGGGTGTCATCTTCCGTTCCGTCTGAATCCGGCACATCGGAGACCGCCTGCCCGCAGAAGATGGCCGCTCTCCCCTCGATGCTCGGCTGCCGGGCCCGGAATGACACGGCGCCCCGCGGAGCGGTGCTCCGCGGGGCGCCGGCCACGGACGATCAGTAGGTCGGCAGGCTGGGGTCGACCGTCTTGACCCAGCTCAGCACGCCGCCACCCACATGGACCGCGTCGGAGAAGCCGGCGTTCTTGACGATCGCCAGCACCTCCGCCGACCGGGCACCGGACTTGCAGTGGAGAACGATGCGCTTGTCCTGCGGGAGCTTCTCCAGCGCGGAGCCGTTGAGGAACTCACCCTTGGGGATGAGCACGGCACCGGGAATGGAGACGATCTCATACTCGTTCGGCTCGCGGACGTCGATGACGTAGATGTTCTCGTCGGCGTCCTGCAGGGACTTGAGCTCGGCCGCGGTGATGGTGGAGCCGGAGGCCGCCTCCTGCGCCTCCTGGGAGACCGCGCCGCAGAACGCCTCGTAGTCCTCCAGGAGCTCGGTGACCGTCGGGTTCTTGCCGCAGAGCACGCACTCGGGGTCCTTGCGGACCTTGACCGTGCGGTAGTTCATCTCCAGGGCGTCGTAGATCATCAGACGGCCGACCAGGGGCTCGCCGATGCCGGCGAGGAGCTTGATGGCCTCGTTGACCTGGATGGAGCCGATGGACGCGCAGAGCACGCCGAGCACGCCGCCCTCGGCGCAGGAGGGGACCATGCCGGGGGGCGGGGGCTCGGGGTAGAGGCAGCGGTAGCAGGGACCGTGCTCGGCCCAGAACACGCTGGCCTGCCCGTCGAAGCGGTAGATGGAGCCCCAGACGTACGGCTTGCCGAGGAGGACGGCCGCGTCGTTCACCATGTAGCGGGTGGCGAAGTTGTCGGTGCCGTCCACGATCAGGTCGTACCGGGAGAAGATGTCCATGACGTTGTCGGTGGTGAGCGCCATGGTGTGGACGACCACGTCGACCAGCGGGTTGATCTCCCTGACACTGTCCGCGGCGCTCTCCGCCTTGAGGCGGCCGACGTCCGACTGGCCGTGGATGACCTGACGCTGCAGGTTGGACTCGTCGACCACGTCGAAGTCGATGACCCCGAGCGTGCCCACGCCCGCGGCCGCGAGATACAGCAGCGCGGGGGAGCCCAGGCCGCCGGCGCCCACGCAGAGCACCTTGGCGTTCTTCAGGCGCTTCTGTCCGGCCATGCCCACGTCGGGGATGATCAGGTGGCGCGAGTAACGGCGCACCTCGTCGACGGTCAGCTCGGCTGCCGGCTCTACCAGCGGTGGCAACGACACAGTTCTGCTCCCGTTTCAGGGGGTCTTGAGGGGGCGTGCTGAGCACAGCACGCACCATTCACAACCTAACGCGGTGCCTCAGTCATTCCCAATCGAGACGGAGGCAGTCTCACCTATCAGGCGCCGGGCCTCCCGGGCCACTCTCTCGGGCAGTTCCATCTGCGCCACGTGCCCGGCGTCGGGCAGGAGCACCAGCCGCACATCGGGGAACGTCCGCCCGGCCCGCGCGGCCATGCGCGGGTTGACGAGCCGGTCGTGGCGGCCGTGGATGACCAGCGTGGGGGCGGTCACCTCGGCCGCCTGCCGCCACAGATTCTCCTCGCCGCGCCGGAAGTACTCGGCGACGAGACCTCGCGCCGAGCCGACCAGCGCGGCCGCCGCGTACGGCAGGCCGTCCCTGCGGCGCAGCTCTTCGGCCGCCTCACGGAGCCGCTCCGGATGGACCCTGCCGAGGTCGGCGTAGCACATGCCGAGCGTGGCGTTGAGCCTGCGCTCGGCGGGCAGGGCACTCAACTGCGTCGCGGCCCACTCCCCCAGCCTCGGTACCGCCGACAGGGCCACCCGTGCCGGGCCGTACCTGGGGAGCAGGTCGGGCAGGGCCGGTGAGATGAGCGTGAGCGAGCGGACCAGCTCCGGACGGGTCGCGGCGACCCGTACGGATATCGCACCGCCCATGGAATTGCCGAACAGGTGGACGGGTCCGTCGGCGACCCGCTCGATCAGCGCACCGACGGTTCTGGAATAGGCGTCGACGGAGTAGTCACCGCCGGGGTCCTCCGGTGAGTGCCCCGCTCCCGGCAGGTCGAGCGCATGGCCGGTGACCACATCGGACAGCTCGCCCATCAGGTCGGTCCAGTTGGTCGCCGAGCCCGCGAGGCCGTGCACGTAGACGGCGGTCTCCCGAGGCCCGGGCGGGGTCGACCGCACGTGAATCCGCTGCTCTCCCAGGTCGACCAGCTCACCCGGCCAGTTCGAGATCGGCTCCATGCCCCCCACGTCCTTCCCTGCTCGCCTCCACTCCGACGATAGCCGCCCGCCGTCCACCCGCCTACCAAAAGCGACATTAAAGACATATAGCAGCAAAACAATTAATAAGAGTCTTATATTGTCGATAAAGAGATAAGCTAAGGGTAAAAGCCGCCAATCTCCGTTTGTCCCCCAACGTGGGCGGAAATCAAGACTGCGAGGGGTGGACCTTTATGGACCATCCAGGGCATTTTCCAATTACTCCGGAAAATGTCAGTGAGGGCAACCGATCCTTTCAAGGGGGAAACGCAATGCCCATGTTCAAGAGCGTCTTCGCAGGACTCGCCATCAGCACGGCGCTGGCCGGCGGGATCGTCAGCCTCGGCGCGGCGACCACCATGACCACCGCCAACGCCGCCGTGGCCCAGACCACCATCGGCGCCTTCCAGACCTGCGGCGGCTGCGGCGGCGGCTGCGGCGGCGGCTGCAACCGTGATCGCCGCTTCGAGCGCAGGCACTTCAGACTGAGGATCTTCACCAACAACCGCAACCACAACGACGTCCGGGGCGACAACGACCAGGCGCAGGCCCAGCGCGAGTTCCAGTGGAACCGCAGGAACGAGAACCGCAGGAACGAAAGGGATCAGCAGGGCCCCGCCGCGCCTCCCGCCGGCGGCCTCTAGTCGCTCAACCGGGGTCGCGGCGCGGCGCGTGGCCGGGTCATCTGACCACGCGCGGCCGGATCCACGGCCGTGATGAGTTCGGGCCCATGGCGGAGGGGCCGAGCGCCCGTATTCACCGAGATTGCCGTTACCCACGGAAAGGCAGCGGCCACGGAGAGAAGTCGGGCTCCTCGAAAGAGGCTCGGCAACCCGGCGCTCAGCCGGTGGTGACACCGGTCGCCCACGGCCTTCCAGGTGGGGGCTCCGCGATTTTCGAAACGCGGAGCCCCTAATTCACGGAAGTCGCGTTTCACCGGAGGAAAATCCACGCCGACCGCCCCATTCACAGGAGACCCCATCCTCTTCGGGGCGTTCTCTTCGGCACGCTCGGCCGGTGTCACACCTCCCCCCATGCCCTTTCAGTGCTTTTTCCTTACGGCTTCGAGATCGACAGGCGGCACGGCCACAAGATCGGCTGTCGCCCCCTTTCCCGTGAGGACGATCT
Above is a genomic segment from Streptosporangium album containing:
- a CDS encoding CDP-glycerol glycerophosphotransferase family protein, with translation MMAAVLAEGLAPAERRRFDADALAGPLGTRLDLAVKRGATRRREFVTLLQPYLAGVDARVKRDLPVARRIAFHLVEHREVDDLADGDALQKITTAAAEPSRRVRRKLRWYADLPLQDELPEAMFRLRAADLIPMTQVEDISWSGGRLRISGHAYLAGLSVRGPRFNRAAVVLHGPRWLPPVRLRTRRVFHPEATYGAQEAGCNYDWSGFTAELRPWALRWRSAVRVAVRGGKRLLRRRAVVRDTTTWRAEIVIWSRGARATGLLRGPSIGRTERPRGLDLGRGWWVRPVWTSDRALQVVMQPTRAELTQVRLDGDRLELKVFLPGRGQSKGHARLDGHRMSADFTPVEGGTEVVVPLAVPSLLQERDGGRLWVEPKGDPAAAVMLGQAAESRSIVGEREITVLGDRRDRVVVSANRIRPVVSSAIWSEDGTLTLEGSYPGSGPAELTLRHRTGLIHTVAVERADDRFSARFAPAAMPRFGEAVPLSSGSWSMAVRESAGEIVQLRVDHAILDSLDEETKVRDGRKYRLVSTRFDVPVLTVAEDLPDDERGAGGLFALRRTFYPAERARELNDATVYVAYDGRQYEGNVRAIYEERVRRGDDREHIWVVKDGAFVPPGSTELGFGSDIRPTVVRAGSREHYAVLARSRHVVTNGFLPPWFRAREDQMVVQTWHGSPLKRLGNDLPHMSRDPKPAAWHRQAVEVRGWDLLVSQSPWATPILRKAFGYQGEVLESGYPRNDVLSAPDRDELAARVRHRLGIAEDAKVVLYAPTFRDYDRKNASLRLNLAEAQRVLGPGHEFLVRAHSMQAAPNMPRNLGHDVTTYPDMADLLLITDVLITDYSSVMFDFAATGRPMLFFTHDLQRYSSKRGLYLDLTTEAPGPLLTTGAEVIEAIRNIDEGAAAHAERYERFRLLYAPRDDGKATSRLVDHVFTS
- a CDS encoding MGMT family protein; protein product: MEPVGHPSPYAERVLDLVERIPRGMVMSYGDIAEYLGEGGPRQVGKVMSTWGGGVPWWRVVHADGTPPPGHERRCMIRWQEERTPLRGARADMRVARWDGLPANTE
- a CDS encoding S8 family peptidase; amino-acid sequence: MLRRRRPWAAGVLVALSVMVAAPAGAADVREDQHWVLKALNVEQAWKVTKGAGVTVALVDSRVDGHVAELRGRVVSGPGMGSVTSENGPAEAWHGTAMASLIAGAGKGGGGLLGTAPEARILSLPVVLLRRNGDQSTLPEEDQRTGADSPLARAIRYAADHGAEVVSMSLGAYGPHRAEREAVSYALSRGVVLVAAVGNDGSSDYALDNATSFWNFPAGYSGVIGVGAVDSGDRPALFSSDNLSVLVSAPGVDVPVVTPGGDYGASEGTSAATALVAGVAALIKAKYPNISPHLVSQALTSTARSASAAGYDDHIGFGVVDAGAALARAGELISRTAEVPAPTGEHFGPGLQHQEPARPGPDPVRLWLYGAGLLGGLLAFTGAVVMLSRRPELTAPAPARHAEGRRPWP
- a CDS encoding S8 family serine peptidase, whose amino-acid sequence is MLRRAAVAAVLALIALGPASAAHADDVRGSQRQVLRTLDLPRAWRISEGGGVTVAVLDSGVDPGHRDLAGSVTVGKDFTAGANPPGVTPLRLHGTYMASLIAGHGHGPGRADGVVGVAPRARVLSVRVILEDEEPGFREFNTAERFENVVAQGIRYAVDQGAGVINMSISKELATKEERAAIRYAISRGVVLVAAAGNDGAGKPDSTGYAPYSYPAAFPGVVSVAAADRGLRRASFSNWNPSVLVAAPGVDILGAGPGDAYWVGRGTSQATALVSGVAALIKAKYPNMSPVLVAQALTTGAIRRPVGGYDTGMGFGVVNAPRALAEAARISRHTLTAQGPAGHDPTRPLGRGADPVQVIHRDRRKITLYVGVAVAAGLGALASLTVIVVLAGRARSAGGPADDTAEPPAPAP
- the moeZ gene encoding adenylyltransferase/sulfurtransferase MoeZ, whose amino-acid sequence is MSLPPLVEPAAELTVDEVRRYSRHLIIPDVGMAGQKRLKNAKVLCVGAGGLGSPALLYLAAAGVGTLGVIDFDVVDESNLQRQVIHGQSDVGRLKAESAADSVREINPLVDVVVHTMALTTDNVMDIFSRYDLIVDGTDNFATRYMVNDAAVLLGKPYVWGSIYRFDGQASVFWAEHGPCYRCLYPEPPPPGMVPSCAEGGVLGVLCASIGSIQVNEAIKLLAGIGEPLVGRLMIYDALEMNYRTVKVRKDPECVLCGKNPTVTELLEDYEAFCGAVSQEAQEAASGSTITAAELKSLQDADENIYVIDVREPNEYEIVSIPGAVLIPKGEFLNGSALEKLPQDKRIVLHCKSGARSAEVLAIVKNAGFSDAVHVGGGVLSWVKTVDPSLPTY
- a CDS encoding alpha/beta fold hydrolase; translation: MEPISNWPGELVDLGEQRIHVRSTPPGPRETAVYVHGLAGSATNWTDLMGELSDVVTGHALDLPGAGHSPEDPGGDYSVDAYSRTVGALIERVADGPVHLFGNSMGGAISVRVAATRPELVRSLTLISPALPDLLPRYGPARVALSAVPRLGEWAATQLSALPAERRLNATLGMCYADLGRVHPERLREAAEELRRRDGLPYAAAALVGSARGLVAEYFRRGEENLWRQAAEVTAPTLVIHGRHDRLVNPRMAARAGRTFPDVRLVLLPDAGHVAQMELPERVAREARRLIGETASVSIGND